In the Quercus lobata isolate SW786 chromosome 5, ValleyOak3.0 Primary Assembly, whole genome shotgun sequence genome, one interval contains:
- the LOC115991639 gene encoding G-type lectin S-receptor-like serine/threonine-protein kinase At1g11330 → MELLSKINFLSVFCCLCLNLGVARDTIISPQSIRDPDYIISNGSAFKLGFFSPVNSTNRYLGIWYNRISVFTVVWVANREKPLKDSSGVLTISEDGNLVVLDGQKEILWSSNVTNCVANSNFHLSDSGNLVLRENTRGKIIWESFQHPSNTFLPKMKLSISLRTNQTVQYTSWKSPSDPSIGSFSLGMAPGSIPEAFIWKDGRPYWRSGPWNGQIFIGEPDWNPEYHNGFSVVDDKEGTVYSTFDYANELLLSKFVLNSQGNLVQTYWDDSKEDWKVVGLAPKDECDVYGTCGAFGSCDSQRKPICSCIRGFEPKIIEEWNRGNWTSGCIRRAALQCQRVNNSGEEGKADGFLKLKMYKVPDFMERLYGAKESCRKQCLENCACVAYAHDAGIGCMSWSGNLIDLRKFSIHGSDIYIRLAYSEFNKERYLKVIIRITLIIGVIAIASTACYLWRWTAKKRARKIKSRKSLLLDYLNDVKLNELTVFSLKEVATATNNFHVSNMLGRGGFGSVYKGKLHDGQEIAVKRLSTSSRQGLEEFMNEVVVISKLQHQNLVRLLGYCTEGEEKVLIYEYMPNKSLDAIVFDPLNQRLLDWKKRFNIIEGIGRGLLYLHRDSRMKIIHRDLKASNILLDEDLNPKISDFGIARIFDGIENQANTKRVIGTYGYMSPEYAMQGLFSVKSDVFSFGVLILEIVSGRKNTSFYNDEQYYLSLVGFAWKLWNDGNSMALIEPAIWDPCFRMEMLRCIHVGLLCVQEMARDRPTISTVISMLNSDIVDLPFPKQPAFTERQIASNCEPAQQDQIRISICDATLTTIYGR, encoded by the exons ATGGAACTACTTAGCAAGATAAACTTTTTGTCTGTCTTTTGTTGCCTTTGTTTAAACTTAGGCGTTGCTAGAGACACCATTATATCTCCACAATCCATCAGAGACCCAGACTACATAATCTCCAATGGGAGTGCTTTCAAACTGGGATTCTTTAGCCCAGTAAATTCTACTAATCGCTACCTTGGAATATGGTATAATAGAATATCTGTATTCACTGTCGTATGGGTAGCAAACAGAGAGAAACCCCTCAAGGATTCTTCTGGGGTACTTACTATATCAGAGGACGGCAATCTTGTAGTATTAGATGGACAAAAGGAGATTCTTTGGTCATCAAATGTTACAAACTGTGTTGCCAATTCAAATTTCCACCTTTCGGATTCAGGGAACCTCGTCTTGCGAGAAAACACTAGAGGGAAAATCATATGGGAGAGTTTCCAACATCCCTCTAATACATTCTTGCCAAAGATGAAACTTAGTATCAGTTTAAGGACAAATCAGACAGTACAGTATACATCATGGAAAAGCCCTTCTGATCCATCCATTGGAAGTTTCTCTTTAGGCATGGCTCCAGGGAGCATTCCTGAAGCTTTCATATGGAAAGATGGTCGTCCATACTGGCGGAGTGGTCCATGGAATGGTCAGATCTTTATTGGTGAACCTGACTGGAATCCAGAATATCATAATGGATTTAGTGTGGTAGATGATAAAGAAGGTACAGTTTATTCAACTTTTGATTATGCGAATGAGTTACTTTTATCAAAATTTGTGTTGAATTCACAAGGAAACCTAGTGCAGACATATTGGGATGATAGCAAGGAGGATTGGAAGGTTGTGGGGTTAGCACCAAAAGATGAGTGTGATGTTTATGGCACTTGTGGTGCATTTGGAAGCTGTGATTCGCAGAGGAAACCAATCTGTAGCTGTATTAGAGGGTTTGAGCCAAAGATTATTGAGGAATGGAACAGAGGAAATTGGACAAGTGGGTGTATTAGGAGGGCAGCATTGCAGTGTCAAAGGGTGAATAATAGTggtgaagaaggaaaagcagATGGGTTCTTGAAATTGAAGATGTACAAAGTGCCAGACTTTATGGAGAGGTTATATGGGGCTAAAGAGAGTTGTCGAAAGCAGTGCTTGGAGAACTGTGCTTGTGTAGCTTATGCACATGATGCTGGAATTGGTTGTATGTCATGGAGTGGAAACTTAATTGACCTAAGGAAATTCTCCATTCATGGATCAGATATATATATTCGTCTGGCCTATTCCGAATTCA ACAAAGAGAGATATTTGAAAGTAATCATCAGAATTACACTGATTATTGGAGTGATTGCCATTGCCAGCACGGCATGCTACTTATGGAGGTGGACTGCTAAAAAGCGAG caagaaaaattaaaagcagGAAGAGCTTGCTGCTTGACTACTTGAACGATGTTAAACTCAATGAGCTGACAGTTTTCAGTTTGAAAGAAGTGGCAACTGCAACAAACAACTTTCATGTATCTAATATGCTTGGGAGAGGTGGCTTTGGTTCAGTCTATAAG GGAAAATTGCATGATGGACAGGAAATAGCAGTGAAAAGACTGTCAACATCCTCTCGACAAGGGCTTGAAGAATTTATGAATGAGGTGGTGGTGATTTCTAAACTCCAACATCAAAATCTTGTTAGACTTCTTGGCTATTGTACTGAGGGAGAAGAAAAGGTGTTGATCTATGAGTACATGCCAAACAAAAGTTTGGACGCAATTGTTTTTG ATCCACTCAACCAAAGACTCCTTGATTGGAAAAAACGCTTCAACATTATTGAAGGAATTGGTCGAGGTCTGCTATACCTTCATAGGGATTCTAGAATGAAGATTATTCATAGAGATCTAAAGGCAAGTAATATCTTGTTAGACGAAGACTTGAATCCAAAAATATCGGATTTTGGAATTGCTAGAATTTTCGATGGCATTGAAAATCAAGCTAATACTAAAAGGGTTATTGGGACATA CGGATATATGTCTCCTGAATATGCAATGCAAGGACTTTTTTCAGTGAAATCAGATGTTTTTAGCTTTGGTGTGTTGATACTAGAGATTGTTAGTGGGAGAAAAAACACTAGCTTTTACAATGATGAACAGTACTACTTGAGCCTTGTAGGATTT GCATGGAAATTGTGGAATGATGGCAATAGTATGGCTTTGATCGAACCAGCAATATGGGATCCTTGCTTTCGAATGGAGATGTTGAGATGCATACATGTGGGATTGCTATGTGTACAAGAAATGGCAAGAGATAGGCCTACTATCTCTACTGTTATTTCGATGCTTAATAGTGATATCGTGGATCTTCCCTTTCCTAAGCAACCTGCATTCACCGAAAGGCAAATTGCTTCAAATTGTGAGCCTGCTCAACAGGATCAAATAAGAATCTCCATTTGCGATGCCACTCTTACGACGATTTATGGCAGATAA